The sequence GGCCCGTCTTTGGGCGCGAACTCCGCGAGGACCTGCCTGCAAGCGCCGCAGGGTGGGGCGGCCTCTCCCGTCGAGCACGATATCGCCACTGCCTTGATTGCCTGCTCGCCCTCGGAGACGGCCTTGAAGACAGCGACTCGTTCCGCGCATACGGACAGCCCGTAGGAGGCGTTCTCCACGTTGCAGCCGGTGTAGATCCGCCCGCTCGCTCCGAGTACCGCCGCCCCGACCCGGAACCCGCTGTACGGAGCGTACGCGTTCTCCATCGCCTGCTTGCTTGCTTCGATCATTTCATTCAAAGCCATATCAACCGCCGATGAACGCCGATGGACGC comes from Armatimonadota bacterium and encodes:
- a CDS encoding cytidine deaminase; translation: MALNEMIEASKQAMENAYAPYSGFRVGAAVLGASGRIYTGCNVENASYGLSVCAERVAVFKAVSEGEQAIKAVAISCSTGEAAPPCGACRQVLAEFAPKDGPLCIYLVSDEGVETHTLDELLPNAFRMENTDG